TTAAATCGGGAGAAAATCTTTATCGAATTTCTCTGAAATATTACCATTCAAAAGCTGGAGAGGATATTATTCGAAAAGCGAATAACATGAAAGGTAATGAAATTTATTTAGGTCAAGTTCTAAAAATTCCATTAAATAAGTAGCCGATCATTTTTTGATCGGTTTTTTTTATGTAATTTTTCATATTTTAACGGACAAGTTCATATTTATTTAACTGAGGTGGTTGATAGTATGGATAAACCAATCCGTTCACTGGAGTATACTGATGAGGCAACGAAACAAATGCTGGAAAACGTACGCAAAAGGAAAATTAAGTTTGATACAGCCAAGAGATGGCATTATTTAACGATTTATTCTATGCTTCTTTTTGCATTCCTATTTTTTAGTTATTTCTATTTTATGATCGCAAAACAATACTCTTATTCTTTCTTTGCAATGTTTTCAGCCTCTGTTAGTGACGCCATAAATATTAGTTTGTTTGCCATTACTGCAATTCTATACGGAGCAATGAATGTTTTAAGACAGCAGAAAGATAAAAAGGAAAAAGAATACCAGGAATTAAGGTGCGAAATCGTAAATCGCAGCAAGGATCTTTGGAAGAAAGAAGATCATTGGAAAAATCGCCATCTCGATTTTGAGGTGATGAAAAGAACCTACGACATTAATCTTTATCACGAAAAAAAATAAGAAGCAGCGTCAAACTGCTTCTTTCTGCTATTTTTAAAAAAACTTCTTTTTACCTTGTTCGTCTTTTAATATTTCTACTGCTTCACGGAAACGCTGTGAATGAACAATCTCACGTTCGCGCAGGAATCTAAGACCATCATTAAGATCTGGGTCATCGCTTAGATTAATAATCCATTGATATGTGGCCCTGGCTTTTTCTTCCGCCGCAATATCTTCGTAAAGGTCTGCAATCGGATCTCCTTTGGCTTGTATATAGGAAGCTGTCCACGGGACACCTGCCGCATTATGGTAAAATAATGCATTATCATGGTTGGAATAATGGTCACCTAAACCAGCAGCCTTCATCATTTCTGGCGTAGCGTCTTTGGTGAGCTTATATATCATAGTAGCAATCATTTCGAGGTGTGCGAATTCCTCTGTCCCTATATCTGTTAATAAACCAATTACTTTATCAGGTATGGAATATCGTTGGTTTAAATATCTTAAAGCGGCCGATAGTTCGCCATCTGCACCCCCGTATTGCTCAATTAAATATTTTGCTAATGTTGGATTACAAGTACTAACACGCACTGGATATTGAAGCTTTTTTTCGTATATCCACATGGACAACATTCCCTCCCTGTATAAAATTAGATTAGTATCTAGCTGCAGCGCCTAGGGACTAGGTGCTGCAGCTTTTAAACCTGCCAAGGCCATGGAGGATCGTTCCAATTCCATGGGTGTCCGGAATAGCTGTTACCAAACTGCTGAAGGGGTCCAAATTGGCTTTCAAAAGCCTTTTTTAACGTTTTTCTTTCTTTTGCATAATGATTAAATTGCTTAATAGCTTCAAGATCGTCCGGATGAGTATCTAAATACAATTGTAATTCAACTAAAACAAAGTCTACTGCTTGAAGCTGCTCTAGTATCTGATAATATTCGGCCGGAATTTGTTTCATCGTGGCAATCCCCCCTTCGCTTTCTCAAAAGGGTTGAAGTAAGGGTCATAAAATGGTTTCCATAGTGTTCCTGCTTTTAATGCCTCAAGTGGTGTGAATTGTGGAAGATTTGGAGGTTGAAAACCGATATAAAGATTCGGCGGAGTCGAATATACTTTTTCAGGTATTGGTTTGCAGGGGTCAAACGGACTGACGACGGGACAGTATGATTTATAATGTGTAAACATTGTCTCCCTCCCTTAGTAAACATCAATAATAAATATGTAATTCT
This genomic stretch from Neobacillus niacini harbors:
- a CDS encoding spore coat associated protein CotJA; translation: MFTHYKSYCPVVSPFDPCKPIPEKVYSTPPNLYIGFQPPNLPQFTPLEALKAGTLWKPFYDPYFNPFEKAKGGLPR
- a CDS encoding spore coat protein CotJB; translation: MKQIPAEYYQILEQLQAVDFVLVELQLYLDTHPDDLEAIKQFNHYAKERKTLKKAFESQFGPLQQFGNSYSGHPWNWNDPPWPWQV
- a CDS encoding manganese catalase family protein, translating into MWIYEKKLQYPVRVSTCNPTLAKYLIEQYGGADGELSAALRYLNQRYSIPDKVIGLLTDIGTEEFAHLEMIATMIYKLTKDATPEMMKAAGLGDHYSNHDNALFYHNAAGVPWTASYIQAKGDPIADLYEDIAAEEKARATYQWIINLSDDPDLNDGLRFLREREIVHSQRFREAVEILKDEQGKKKFF
- a CDS encoding DUF2663 family protein codes for the protein MDKPIRSLEYTDEATKQMLENVRKRKIKFDTAKRWHYLTIYSMLLFAFLFFSYFYFMIAKQYSYSFFAMFSASVSDAINISLFAITAILYGAMNVLRQQKDKKEKEYQELRCEIVNRSKDLWKKEDHWKNRHLDFEVMKRTYDINLYHEKK